The Acropora muricata isolate sample 2 chromosome 5, ASM3666990v1, whole genome shotgun sequence genome includes a window with the following:
- the LOC136916493 gene encoding uncharacterized protein, with protein MFEYKGSYDNYWLSESCTMAVFNSFAFIFASFVFLGAPILSLQAEQQRIVVSQENENSTDNSTCVREKTIPCRTLNFALRFVENDTLVYLESGRYSYNLTEHFSFNNKSLIGFEGDEKSSLVWIDCNLNGSLSFQNSYNIKFKGIALRGCGGKHNSTVGVAFKNHSHIPFLSALFFVYCKDVIIENCAVVQSPGIGANFYDVGGNVVISHSTFENNGPAKNPSSPQNIAIAGGGVYVEFTLTGGLYPYNRDHRQLAEFDSGSTYIFHNCSFKNNSAPSQKSFTTYIDNPKGDDHFPFGRGGGLSVFVRGAAENNMFNVSLCNFEDNYALWGGGLFVEYHDETQNNTVLVVNCSLRHNKVDYAGGAIRSGSRAQNDTRQLLANQFIHENCMFESNWAIFGGAVSHHAVLSFLKDPTGKAYHIRYINCQWINNQATVGSAIGLASPPSTNGLGDTSGPGPLLTYRVDLEDCTISGNAIVPSEDKKVIGQGTIYSYSVPVIFRGVVNIENNSNTAMVIENAVLRVFGSVTFRNNTGRQGGALGLYGTSVIMLMPGSRLTFTYNTASEQGGALYANDPGPPVIAFDTTELNTRACIFDYNDSGSVDNVTRWETKVFFVGNQVLTAGGGNSVFSSTLSGCRQAGEPRINNISLQWDNVMHYNDSATSIGPQIATDAIQINLNESEWHVSPSEEFTPLVELIDEKDNPVMGIINLRLVDGDVELGSTSNLFLIQSNHIHIDNLHLKGKEEKEFQVSVNTVAGRVVRQLSSKISLKRCPPGFEQSDLKTCSCLKGELGIANCTADAKNVFLRRGYWGGMVGDKKFVTYPCPPHHCNEYVSKSSTFKFDSGTICTDGRNGSSVLCGACNKKYSVELGSEKCDQSCSNTDLWLLLVFFILITLLVLLVLRIQVNIFTTYLNAWLYSFQIILYLVQEGQDLDWFISFVIDLANWRQRTIVGVCLFDGMNNLQKLGISYVFPAFVLLLLFVLARIGRCRPSCYINRNVSRAFCTLLVVCYTNVTRISLDILHYVPLNGKLVLYDDGNIEFKDWKTHLPYTLLALAWTLGFVLFLPLVLLFTPWFTRWIPFLQNFRLFFDTFQQCFRDEYRWFAAYYFICRLFILSLALFVPFGPLKRSLLEVSCVFIVVVCLYLRPYRIGENEDYSWLNTLDAILLTNLCLVVIFSSSIVNDTTPSIQEGLKTTVNVLAYVPLVYLVILVGYHVWNHCCPKNFNGYEEIPENPSTTENIRHAQPI; from the coding sequence ATGTTTGAATATAAAGGAAGTTACGATAATTATTGGCTATCGGAAAGTTGCACGATGGCTGTGTTTAATTCCTTCGCGTTTATTTTCGCTTCTTTTGTGTTCCTGGGTGCTCCTATATTGTCACTGCAAGCAGAACAACAAAGGATCGTGGTTTcgcaagaaaatgaaaatagtacGGATAACAGCACTTGCGTACGTGAGAAAACGATACCTTGTCGAACTCTAAATTTCGCGCTCAGATTTGTCGAAAATGATACTTTGGTGTATCTGGAATCAGGGCGTTATTCTTATAACCTTACGGAACACTTCTCCTTCAACAACAAGAGTTTAATTGGATTTGAAGGGGATGAGAAATCGAGCCTCGTGTGGATTGATTGTAACTTGAATGGCAGCCTCTCATTTCAAAACAGCTACAACATCAAATTCAAGGGAATCGCGTTACGAGGATGCGGTGGAAAACACAACAGCACAGTTGGTGTTGCGTTTAAAAATCATTCTCACATTCCCTTTCTGTCTGCTCTTTTCTTCGTTTACTGCAAAGATGTTATAATCGAGAACTGTGCCGTAGTTCAAAGTCCAGGCATCGGAGCCAATTTCTATGATGTAGGAGGTAACGTTGTGATATCGCATTCCACGTTTGAAAACAATGGACCCGCGAAGAATCCTTCATCCCCACAAAACATAGCAATCGCTGGAGGTGGAGTATATGTGGAGTTCACCTTAACAGGTGGCTTATATCCATACAATCGTGATCACAGGCAGTTAGCTGAGTTTGATAGCGGTAGCACTTACATTTTTCACAATTGCAGtttcaaaaacaattctgcTCCAAGTCAAAAAAGCTTTACAACATATATCGACAACCCTAAGGGAGATGACCACTTTCCGTTTGGTCGCGGTGGGGGCTTGTCTGTTTTTGTCAGGGGAGCTGCAGAAAACAACATGTTCAATGTATCTCTTTGTAATTTTGAGGACAACTATGCCCTCTGGGGAGGAGGACTTTTCGTAGAGTACCACGACGAAACGCAGAACAATACAGTGCTTGTTGTCAATTGTTCACTAAGACATAACAAGGTAGACTATGCTGGAGGTGCCATAAGAAGTGGTTCTCGTGCGCAAAATGACACACGTCAGCTACTTGCTAACCAATTTATTCATGAGAATTGCATGTTTGAGAGCAATTGGGCTATTTTTGGTGGGGCAGTCTCACATCATGCAGTACTCTCCTTCTTAAAGGATCCGACTGGAAAGGCTTACCATATAAGGTACATTAACTGTCAATGGATAAATAACCAAGCAACTGTGGGCTCTGCTATTGGGCTGGCATCGCCCCCATCAACTAATGGCCTAGGGGACACTTCTGGACCTGGACCCTTGCTTACTTACAGAGTTGATCTTGAGGACTGCACCATCAGTGGAAATGCAATTGTACCCTCTGAAGATAAAAAGGTCATTGGTCAGGGAACAATTTATTCCTACTCTGTGCCTGTCATATTTCGGGGTGTAGTGAACATTGAGAATAATAGTAACACTGCAATGGTTATTGAGAATGCAGTTTTACGTGTATTTGGTAGCGTTACCTTTAGGAACAATACAGGGAGACAAGGAGGAGCTCTTGGATTGTACGGAACATCTGTTATTATGCTAATGCCAGGGAGCAGGCTAACATTTACCTATAATACTGCATCAGAGCAGGGAGGAGCTCTTTATGCCAATGATCCAGGACCACCTGTTATCGCTTTTGATACAACTGAGCTAAATACGCGTGCTTGCATTTTTGATTACAACGACAGTGGAAGTGTTGACAACGTCACACGATGGGAGACTaaagttttctttgttggaaaccAGGTATTAACTGCTGGTGGAGGCAACTCTGTGTTTTCATCAACTCTGTCAGGATGCCGTCAAGCAGGAGAGCCTCGTATCAACAACATATCTCTTCAATGGGACAATGTAATGCACTATAATGATTCAGCTACGAGCATTGGACCACAGATTGCAACAGATGCAATCCAAATCAACTTGAATGAATCAGAGTGGCATGTTTCTCCCAGTGAAGAGTTTACTCCATTGGTTGAACTTATAGACGAGAAGGACAATCCTGTGATGGGAATTATCAACTTGAGGCTTGTTGATGGGGATGTGGAACTTGGTTCAACCTCAAATTTATTCCTCATTCAAAGTAATCACATCCATATCGACAATTTACATTTAaagggaaaagaagaaaaagaatttcAAGTTAGTGTCAATACTGTTGCTGGTCGTGTAGTACGTCAACTCTCAAGTAAGATCAGCCTGAAAAGATGTCCTCCTGGGTTTGAACAAAGTGACCTGAAGACTTGTTCATGTTTAAAGGGAGAACTAGGAATTGCTAACTGCACTGCTGATGCAAAGAACGTGTTCTTGAGACGTGGTTACTGGGGTGGAATGGTAGGAGATAAGAAATTTGTTACATACCCTTGCCCACCTCATCACTGCAATGAGTATGTCAGCAAAAGTTCAACATTTAAATTTGACAGTGGCACTATATGTACCGATGGACGTAATGGTTCAAGTGTCTTGTGTGGGGCATGCAATAAGAAATACTCTGTGGAATTAGGCAGTGAAAAATGTGACCAATCATGTTCTAACACTGATCTCTGGCTTCTATTGGTGTTCTTTATATTAATAACTCTGTTAGTATTGCTTGTCCTGCGCATACAAGTGAACATTTTTACAACTTATTTGAATGCATGGCTCTACTCCTTTCAGATTATCTTATATCTTGTTCAAGAAGGACAAGATcttgattggtttatttcatttgTCATTGATTTGGCAAACTGGAGACAGCGGACCATTGTGGGAGTTTGTCTCTTTGATGGAATGAATAACCTCCAAAAGCTTGGCATCAGTTACGTTTTTCCAGCTTTTGTCCTTCTTCTGTTGTTTGTTCTGGCGAGAATTGGACGATGCCGTCCCTCCTGTTACATTAATAGAAACGTCTCCAGAGCTTTCTGCACTTTGTTGGTTGTTTGTTACACAAATGTGACAAGAATATCGTTGGACATCCTCCACTATGTTCCCTTGAATGGAAAATTGGTGCTGTATGATGATGGAAACATTGAATTCAAAGATTGGAAAACACACTTGCCATACACTCTGCTCGCCTTGGCTTGGACTCTTGGCTTTGTTCTATTCCTTCCATTGGTTCTTCTTTTTACGCCATGGTTTACGAGGTGGATCCCGTTCTTGCAAAATTTCCGGTTGTTCTTTGACACCTTTCAACAGTGCTTTAGGGATGAATACAGGTGGTTTGCTGCGTACTACTTCATTTGCCGGCTTTTTATCTTGTCTTTAGCCCTGTTTGTCCCCTTCGGGCCTCTGAAAAGATCCCTTTTGGAAGTATCATGTGTTTTCATCGTGGTCGTCTGTCTTTACCTCCGTCCATACAGAATTGGGGAGAACGAAGATTACAGCTGGTTAAACACACTGGATGCTATTCTTCTCACAAACTTGTGTTTGGTGGTGATATTTAGCTCAAGTATTGTTAACGATACAACGCCATCCATTCAAGAAGGCTTGAAGACAACTGTGAATGTTTTAGCGTACGTCCCTCTGGTGTATCTTGTCATATTGGTTGGCTACCATGTCTGGAACCACTGTTGTCCAAAGAACTTCAATGGCTACGAAGAGATTCCAGAAAACCCATCAACGACAGAGAATATTCGTCACGCACAGCCAATATAA
- the LOC136916695 gene encoding carboxypeptidase D-like codes for MQCAGLKMNKLFRVPFPFLFGIYLQTTVVFSRPGADTRALGDEDWTHHNFEQMTDYLQDLHRQYPKITNLYSIGKSVQGRKLWVIEISDNPGKHEPGEPEFKYVANMHGNEVVGRELLLHLAKALCRNYGRNANLTKMIDNTRIHLLPSMNPDGYELAFEGNNRKDWIIGRSNANNVDLNRNFPDQFFKSVTGPPQPETLAVMKWINEVPFVLSANLHGGSLVANYPFDDSPTGGREYSKSPDDDVFKELAKTYSMSHPTMHLKNPPWPCPEVPPDHFEDGVTNGAAWYSVSGGMQDYNYIHSNCFEVTVEQGCKKFPEESELPKDWEENKRALIAYMDQVHKGVKGFVKDSEGSPIPGAAIRVDDRRKEIFTAKDGDYWRLLLPGGYKVTAIAPGYEPVTKEITVNDGDAKELNFVLKKSNSSKDEEQQDEPNPEEDSKPETGSLFPTVNMGDTPGGGMMPTPSMDGEMPGGGDYGTVMNDVGMGSPTQATPYGVLSQGMTGPVTNPADSGGSLGLGANVGEGGPLNDAELDRFAMMSPYEAESRDNTKGFFHVTTDTHEPHDIFANGVGDSGDSTGNNDVIKKFDIGRPRKK; via the exons ATGCAGTGCGCGGGCTTGAAAATGAACAAGCTATTTCGCGTGCCTTTTCCGTTTTTATTCGGGATTTATCTACAGACAACAGTTGTGTTCTCACGGCCTGGCGCAGATACCCGTGCTTTAGGCGATGAAGACTGGACGCATCATAACTTTGAACAAATGACAGATTACTTGCAAGATCTCCACAGGCAATATCCGAAAATCACCAATTTGTACAGCATAGGCAAGTCTGTCCAGGGTCGGAAACTCTGGGTCATTGAAATCTCGGATAACCCTGGGAAACACGAACCCGGAGAACCAGAGTTCAAGTACGTAGCGAACATGCACGGGAACGAAGTTGTTGGACGAGAACTGCTTTTGCACCTTGCGAAAGCGCTCTGCAGGAACTACGGTCGAAATGCAAACCTGACAAAGATGATCGATAACACTCGCATTCACCTTTTACCGAGCATGAACCCGGATGGTTATGAACTTGCATTCGAGGGAAATAACCGCAAAGATTGGATCATTGGGAGAAGTAACGCGAACAATGTCGACCTTAACAGAAATTTTCCAGACCAGTTTTTCAAAAGCGTCACAGGTCCGCCCCAACCGGAAACACTCGCGGTGATGAAATGGATCAACGAGGTTCCTTTTGTACTCAGCGCCAATCTGCATGGTGGGTCACTAGTCGCAAATTACCCATTCGACGACAGCCCAACAGGAGGTAGAGAATACAGCAAATCCCCTGATGACGACGTGTTTAAGGAGCTGGCCAAAACCTACTCCATGTCTCACCCAACAATGCATCTGAAAAATCCCCCGTGGCCCTGTCCCGAGGTACCCCCGGATCACTTCGAAGATGGCGTTACCAACGGAGCGGCCTGGTATAGTGTGTCAGGGGGGATGCAGGATTATAATTACATACATTCCAATTGCTTCGAGGTTACCGTGGAACAGGGATGTAAGAAGTTTCCAGAGGAGAGCGAGCTACCAAAAGACTGGGAGGAAAATAAAAGAGCCTTGATTGCTTATATGGACCAG GTACACAAGGGAGTCAAAGGTTTTGTAAAAGATAGTGAGGGCTCACCGATTCCTGGCGCTGCTATTCGCGTGGATGACCGgagaaaagaaattttcaccGCCAAAGATGGGGATTACTGGCGCCTTCTACTCCCCGGGGGATATAAGGTTACCGCCATCGCACCGGGGTACGAACCCGTCACAAAAGAGATCACAGTTAATGACGGTGATGCCAAGGAACttaactttgttttgaagaaatcTAACAGCAGCAAGGACGAAGAGCAACAAGACGAGCCTAATCCTGAAGAAGATTCCAAGCCAGAAACCGGCTCACTCTTTCCAACCGTGAATATGGGGGACACACCCGGGGGAGGAATGATGCCGACGCCAAGTATGGATGGTGAAATGCCCGGCGGAGGAGACTATGGGACGGTCATGAACGATGTTGGGATGGGGTCTCCTACGCAAGCCACTCCCTACGGAGTTTTAAGTCAAGGAATGACAGGTCCAGTGACCAACCCAGCGGATTCAGGTGGCTCTCTGGGCCTGGGCGCCAATGTTGGCGAAGGTGGTCCTCTTAATGATGCCGAGCTTGATCGTTTCGCGATGATGTCGCCGTATGAAGCCGAGTCGAGGGATAACACAAAGGGATTCTTTCATGTCACAACAGACACGCACGAACCGCACGACATCTTTGCTAATGGGGTAGGGGATTCAGGGGACAGTACAGGAAATAACGATGTTATAAAGAAATTCGATATTGGGAGACCACGTAAGAAGTAA